In the genome of archaeon CG10_big_fil_rev_8_21_14_0_10_43_11, the window TCGCGAATAATTGCTTCACGAGCAGCATCAATGCCAAGCACGTCATACATTTCCCAAATATGATTGCTATGCGTGCGGGTTTCGTCAACTTCAGGAATTTTCACCACTTTTTTAAGGTTGGTTCCGCTTGTTTTAATAACAAAACCGCGGCCGCTTCGGATTGGAAGCACTTGTGAAATGCCTTTAACACCGCGCACATAGGTTTGCAACACTTTTGCTTTAAACTTGTACACGTCAGTCACATCAATATTTGTTTCTGCGCTAATGCAAATAGTTGATTCGCCTGCAAGCTCTGCTTCAATTTTCTTGACGCGCTGCTGTAATGATTCAAGCACTTCTTGTGCAGTAATATCATAACTGCCCAGTTTTTCTTCATCAAGTTCAAAATTGATTTTGAAGTTAAGCAGGTCAATAGTAACATACTTGATAAGGTCATCGAGCGTGATTTCAATCAAACGGGCTGCCACCTTTCGCGCAATTGACTCGTCTGCTTCAAACTCTGGTTTGAGATAGATAACCATTGTTGGCGTTGAGGGCTCTTTTCGTGCGTCAAAAATTTCAATAATACGAGGCAAACCCAAGGTAACGTTCATATCACTTACGCCAGCGTGATGAAACACGTTCATAGTCATCTGCGTGCCGGGTTCACCAATGGATTGTGCTGCAATAACGCCAACGCTGTCTCCTTCTTCAACGTACATGCTATATAATCGTTCCAAAATCTTTGGAAGCGCGCCTTTCTTGTTTTTTGAAGCTTCAAGCTCTGCTTCGATTTCGCGTCTAATTTGTGGAGCAACGTCTTCTATGTTCATTCAAGCACCTCAGTAATGATTTGTCTCATGTTTGGTTTGCCGCCGGCACTTTTTCCAACGTCAATACCATCTTCTCCAAACAGGAATTGAACAATGTTATTCCAGTCATCTCGCACGCTCTTGTCGCGCACAACCTTAAGGTCTTGCAAGGAATTAACCAGTCTGCGCTGCAAATAACCGCTCTTTGGCGTTGCCATGCTCTTGTCCATAAGGCTTGCACGACCCGTGACCGCAACAAAGAAAAACTCGAATGGATCGAGCCCGTGAATAAAACCGTTTTCAATAAACCCATGACTTTTTGCACCAAGGTCTCCGCGCTCAAAGTGAGGAAGCACGCGTTCAAAATATCCTTTGCTGATTCGTGAACCGCGCAAACTTGTTTGTCCGTTAAACGCGTTCATCAAACCAATGTTGAGAAGTGAGCCTTTTGCACGTGTTTTAACCATAACCATGGTATCGTTTTCAAGCGTTTTAAAGACTTTTCCAATTTCATTGATTGCCTGGTTTCGTGCTTTGTTAAGCTCAGTTACGATGCGAAGCTCAAGAGTTTCTCTAAGAGTCCTGCCAGGAAATGCAACCAGTTTCTTTTGCTTGAAGTCAGTAATAAGATCCAAAACGCGTTTGATGCCATCCCGTTTGATTTGCTTAACTGTTTTTTCAAGGTCTTGGGGGATTCTAATATCTCGAAGCAGCATAGAAAACCCGTGCATTTGCAGGGTTTGCACTGCAATTGATGAGATTTGTTGGATAAACGTTGCCGCGCGTGCTGAGCCATGCTTATTTGCAATTGCTTGCACAAGCTTTCCGCCAGGACCCACGCTTGATGCGTCAATGGCACCATGCACAAGCTTTCCTGATTTAATCACCACAAGCGCATCATCTTTGATAAGCTCATCTTTACTTGCTTGTTTTTGTCCATACGCAGTTGGGCCTTCATAATCAAAATCGTCGGGCAAAAAAAGACTAAACACTTCTTTTCCCGTGTACTCTTCTTTTCGTTCAGGAAATTCTGTTTCAATGCCTGACTTGAAAAGAAGCTTGTACGCTTCTTTTGCGCTAAGCACCATGCCTTTTCGTGTGAGCACGTAACAACCACTAATCTGGTCTTCTACAGGTGCAATAATTGATGTACCATGTCGAGGAGAAATTATAAGTTCATTAACGCCCATGAGGATGCGTGCTTCTGCTTGCGCTTCTTCAGTTTGGGGAACGTGCAAGTTCATCTCGTCACCGTCAAAGTCTGCGTTGTACGGCTTTGTAACTGCTAAGTTGATTCTAAACGTTTTTCCAGGCAACACGCGCACGCGATGACCCATAATAGACATTTTGTGAAGTGAGGGTTGTCGATTGAAAAGTACAACATCATCATCAATGAGGTGGCGTTCAACAATGTATCCTGGCTCAAGTTCTTCAAGCAATACTTCTTTTGTTTGGTCAGTGACTTTCTTTCGCTTTCCATCAGGTGTGATAATGTAGTTTGCTCCCGGATAGTTCGGCGTGTTTTTGAGCAGGCGTTTCATGTAATCCATGTTCCATTCTGTCACGCGTTCAGGAATAGTGAGGTCTTTTGCGATTTGTTCAGGAATACCCACCTGATCAATTGCAATACGTGAATCAGGTGAAATAACGGTTCGTGACGAGAAGTTCACGCGTTTTCCTGCTAAATTTCGTCTAAAGCGACCTTCTTTTCCTTTGAGTCGTTCTGTAAGGGTTCGCAGCGGTCTGCCGCTTCTGTGTCGTGCTGGTGGGATTTGTGAAATACTGTTGTCAAAAAATGTAGTAACGTGATACTGAAGAAGCAACCACAAGTCTTCAATAATAGGTGCGGGTGCTCCTGCGTTAAGGTTCTCATAGAGGCGTTGGTTTGTCCGCACAATGTCACCCAGCTTGTGGGTGAGGTCGTCTTCGCTTCTCTGTCCGCCTTCAAGCGTGATAGATGGTCGCACAGTTACAGGAGGAACGCCAAGAACAGTGATGATTGCCCATTCAGGTCGTCCTGCACTCAAGTCAAGACCAAGAAGCGCGGTGTCTTCTGAGCGAATTTTTTCAAGCCAATCACGAATATCAATAGGAGTAAGTGATTCAGTTCCAAGGTAGAATTTGCTTGGTTTTTCGTACACAACTTTTTCTTTCTCAGCATTGCAGTGCGGGCAGGTTTTCTTTGCTTTGAGCCGGTTCACGATTTTTTTGATGTGCGCCCACATTTCAAGTTCTCCAACGTTTTCTTTAACTTGGTGGAGTTCATGTTCGTATTTTTCTTTTGTTGCATCCGTTACCATTAAACGGCCGCAATCACGGCACGTTCCGCGAAGCATGTTGTACATCATACCAATGTATTCATAATGAAGTACCGGCCGGGCTAGTTCAATAATGCCAAAGTGTCCTGGACACTCATTGACTTTTGCACCGCACGTTCTGCAACGGATGCCCGGGTCAATCACACCCATACGCTGATCCATAAGACCACCCTCAATAGGGTAACCGTCAACATCGTAGAGTTCAGGGTTTACAATATTTACAACAGCATTACTCCTGATGAGCTCAGGTGCCATTATCTTGAATTCAATGCTTCCGACTTTATCCATTACGCGTATCATAGTAGTGTTCAACCTTTCTTGGGTTTTAGATTTAGTTTTGGATGAATGCCCAGTGTTCTTAGCTCATCAAGCATGAGTTTGAATGCGTAGCTCATCTCTACGAACGTGATTCGTGCTTCTTTACAGCTTGGGCATACTGCTTCATTTCTAAATGTGTTGTATACTGCAGTAAGGCCACAATTCTCACATACGGGAATAACGGTTTTGTCACTGTCAAAGCGCTCCTTGAGCAGGAGTGATGCTCCGTGAGCAACAAGCACATCTTTTTCCATCTCACCAAGGCGCAGACCGCCGTCTTTAACACGACCTTCAGTTGGTTGTCTTGTGAGCAGCTGCATTGGTCCGCGTGAGCGTGCGTGAATCTTTTTGCTGACTAAGTGTTTGAGTCGCATATAGTAAATATTTCCAACAAGGATTTTTGCCTGCATTTGCTCGCCAGTCACACCATCGTAGAGTGTTTCTGAACCGTCTTCTCTAAATCCAAGTTCTTTGAGTTTTTTCATGAATTCTTCCTGTTTTTGACCTTCAAACGCGGTTCCATCCATGTACTCACCGGTAAGCGCACCAACTTTTCCTGCAAGTGTTTCAAGCACTTGACTCAACGTCATTCGACCCGGAAGTGAGTGCGGGTTGAAAATGATATCAGGCACAACACCGCTTGCAGTAAACGGCATGTCTTCTTGACTGTAGACCATGCCAATAACGCCTTTTTGTCCATGGCGGGTTGAGAATTTATCACCAATTTCTGGAATCATAAGTTTTCGAACCTTGACTTTAACGCTCTTGTTTCCATCCTCGCTTTCAGTGAGAACAACACTGTCAATAACGCCGTCTTCTCCGGGATGCACGATAATTGATGCATCTCGTCGTGCTTCAACACCCATCTTGAATTCTTCCATTTCTGCAAGGAATCGAGGCGGGCTTGTTTTTCCAATCACAACGTCTCCTTCAGAAACAATTGCTTCAGGATGGATAAGACCATCTTCTTCTAAATAGCGATAATCAGTTTCCACTTTGTAGCCGCGAACATCTTTATCAGGCACTTCAAACAAGTCAACTTGACCGCCAAGATAGCGGAGTTCCTGACTCTTATAGGGTTTGAAGTATGCTGAGCGGAAGAGTCCCCGTTCAATTGATGATTTGTTGAAAATAATTGAGTCTCCAACGTTGTACCCATCAAAACTCATAACCGCAATCACAATATTTGAACCGCAGGGGTGCTTATCATATCGGAGTCGGTTAAAAATAAGGGTGTCAACAATGGGTCGTTGAGGATAGAATAAGAGGTGTGAGTCAGTGTCTTGGCGCAGGTGGAAGTTTTGCGTGTACAAACCAATGCTTTGCTTTTGCAGCCGTGCACCAAAACTGACACGAGGTCCCTGATTGTATTCTGAGAAGGGAACCATTGCCGTGAGCACGCCAAGAATCACATTTGGACTAATTTCTACATGAGTGTGTTCTTTTGTGATTTCTTTTTCAGTAATGGCAATAAGCGCGTTTTCTTCCTCATCAGAGTCCAGATACTCAATAATACCGGACTTAACAAGGTCGTGCCAGCTCATTTTTCCGCTGGTCATATCTTTAATAATGTCTTTTGTGAGTTTTGACACGCCTTTTTCAACAACAAGAAGAGGCCTGCGTGCTCTACCTTTCTCAGTGAGGATTTCAACAGAATTTTCTACCTCATTGTAGTACACATTCATACTTGAAGGGAATATTCCTGCTCTTCGCAGTTTTTTAACCTCTTCAATGAATTGCACGGGTTCATCGTGCGTGCCCACAAATATGTGGTCAAAACTTACATCAGCCATGATTATAATTCACCTATTGTTTTGAGTCCGAGTTTCTTGAGTTGGGGAAGCGCGTCTTTGAGTTCAACCGGGTTCTCAGTTGAGATTTCACAACTGAGCGCTAAGTGTTTTCGCAAACCCACGTTTTGTCCTTCAGGAGTCTCGGACGTACAGAGTTTACCCCAGTGCGTTGGGTGCAAGTCACGGGCTTCAAAATTTTCGCGTGAAGATGAAAGCAAAGACACAACACGGCGCAGATTTGAAACTGATGCGAAATGATTCATGCGGTCAAGACGTTGTGAAATACCGTTTCTACTGCCCCAATTCCCTGTTGCAAGCGCGCTTCGCAGGCGGGATGTGAAAATCTTTGAGCGCGTTACTCCCTGCAATGAAGGAATACGACCTCGTTTAATGAGTCGTTCGTAATTGTATTTAATGTCTGAAATCATCATTCTAAATGAGCGTCTAAAGAGGATTTCCATCATGTCTCCGGCAAGGCGGAGGCGTTTATTAGAATAATGATCCTTATCATCAGACGGCAAGTCACCATTTGAGACAAGAAGCAGTTTTTTCACACACTTTCCAAGATAGTGCGCTTTGAGAATGCGCGTTTCTGGCGCGTTACCAACATGGGGAAGAAAATAGTTGTCAATCAGGTTCATGATGCGTTCTTTTCGCTTATCTTCCTCAATATAGGTTATCTTTGCTTTTTTCGCGATGTAGTTGAGCGCATCTTCCTGGGTTTTAATCTCTTTTGCTGTGTAGAGATTGATGTAAATATCATTGTAGAGTTCGCGCTTTGTTGAAATATATTCTGCGATTTCACTGTCTTTTGTAATGCCAAGCGCTTTCATAAGAATAACAAAAGGAATATCGCGAAGACGCGTGAAGCTTGCATACACCATGCCTTGTTTGTTTCTTCCAAACTCATGGGGGATACGGTATCCTTGCCGTTCTGAAAATATTTTTCCAACAAACTCGTGTTTTCCATGCGGATTATCCTGGATGAAAAGCTTGTTTGGCGCAAGATCCTCAATAATCACGATTGCACGCTCAGTGCCATTAACAATAAAATAGCCGCCAAGGTCGTACGGGTCTTCTCCAAGCTTAATGAGTTCTTCCTTGTTCTTGCCATTAAGGTAGCACAACTCGCTTTTGAGCATGACGGGCATGTTTCCAAAATAGACCGTGACTTCATCTTCACGAACACCATCAGCAATAGGAGTCATTTTAAGATAAATAGGAGCTTCATACACAAGGTCGCGCGTGCGCGCTTCAATTGGCAGCACTTTTCGAGTTGAACCGTCTGCTTCACGAATAACTGGTTTTTCAACCCACACATCACCAAACTCGATTTCGTACGTTTGATACCCTTCTGGTTTGATGTCAAGGGCAATAGTCTTTGTTTCGTTTACGACTTCCTGCATGGTTTGTTTAATAAATTCATCGTAAGAACAAATATTGTGTGATACAAGGTCAACTGATTTGAAATATTCTTGAAGTAATTGTTGAGAATTATGCATCCACTACCACCCGATAATATTTTGCTTCCCCTGCTGTTCTGCTCTTACGTGTGATTTCCACCACGTCACCCGCCTTGAGTTCCAGTCGCTCGACAATAGGGTCGGATGAGAGCAGCTTTGGCAGCTTTACCCGTTTAATAGAAAATGATTCAAGAAGTGAGGTAATTTCAGATTCTTCAAGCTTACGGTAGGCGGGTACAAAATCATGTTGAAGGATATCAAACTTTTTAGGCATTCATTTCACCAAAGCTTTATGCAACACAATGGTATCTTTTAAAAGCTTTTCGATGAGCTTTTCAGGGCTTTGTGTTTGGGGAGTGTGGAAGTGAGAAACATAACATTACAACTTCTTTTAAACGTTTTGGTAATTAACGAATTTATCCCCGATTGTATACCTTTTGTCTAACATAAACACATAAATGTGTTTCACGCATCAGAACCCCCTGCATGCACGCGGTTGATGAATTTTTGTTTTGCAAAGCAGATCTTCCTTGTTATGGCAAGGAATGGTACTATTTTGTTCTCTCACCAAACAAAGGCGAGCAAGCGGTCTACTGGCTTTTGCGCTCGCAGATGAAAACACAAGGCAGCGCGCACAAAGAAATAGATTCTGCATGGTTTTACAAAAACCAAACACTAACTGAACTTGGACGGGCACCCTCACACATGAAAACTGCAAAAGGTATTCGCATCTCAAATGATGCACGCACATTTGAACTGCGCGGGTCATACCCTCACTACGCGATACGGCTCACGCATGAGGGAAGCGTGCTTCTTGAAGGACGCACAAAACAAGCCTATGCAAAAAGCGCTGAACTGAGTAACTCACGCGTTCTTGCCTTTAACACACGAGTCTATAATGATGTGCTTAATTTTAGCGGAACATTTCTCGAAGACAATGTTGAGTCACATATTATCATCCAAAAAGCAGTGGTAAACGGACCCTTTCTTCCCTGGAGATGGTCGCGTCTCTCTTTTGAAGATGGAAGCGTGCTTGGTTTTTCAAAAATACCGATTCCAAAACTCAAAAGGGATTTTGCTAACTACGCATACTTTTATGACGCAACAGATTACAAAACACATGACCTTGGGTGCGTGAGCGTAGAGCAAAGCCCAAAACAGTGGCAGATACAATCAAAAAATCTTGAACTCATCTTAGAACCCTACGCAAAACAACTCACCACCTTTGAAGCCCGCGGTTCTTTTAGCTATGAAGTGAATCTTGTACGAACAAAAGAAGTGCTCATCAAAAACAGGACAATAACGCGCAGTACGCGCGATTTAGGCACAGGGTACGGACCGTTTGAGAATGCAAATGGTTTTGTGTTATAACCTTTGAGCGCAACAAGATTTATGTGCAAAAAATGCATGACCCTTACCCATGCGCTCGGTTATCAGACCTGAACCTGCAACGTTTCGAACGCTCTTTTTGCGGGCTCTCAAAAAAGGACATAGTATCAGCATGCATTGCACGTGCCGTGTTGAGTACAAAGGACGCGCAGTGAGCACGCTTGAAACAGGCGACCGTCTTGTTATTATCAAACCAGATAAGACCGTTATTATACACCAGCCTGCAGGACGAAACCCAGTAAACTGGATGCCGGTACACTCACACATCACACTTGATGAGAATATTATTCGCGTTGAAAGTGTGAATCCTCGTGAGTTTATGACAATTCATCTTGAAAAAGTGCTCGTATTCTTATCCTCACCGCTCACTGACGGCGCATCACTCGTGCAAGCGGGCAGCGAGGCTGACATGGCAAACATGATTTATCAAAACCCACACGTGCTTGGCGAGTTCGTGCCGGCAAGCAGAGAAGAACAGACCGCTTACGGGTTTATAGACGTGTTTGGCAGGGATTACAACAATAATCTGGTAATTGTTGAGTGCAAGCGCTATAAGGCCGGCCTAGACGCGGTTCAGCAACTGCGCAGGTACGTGGAAAAAATAAAAAAAGACAAGGGTAAGGAAGTAGTAAACGGAATAATCGCTGCTCCGGCAATAACTGAGAACGCGAAGAAAATGCTTGAAGACTGGGGTTTCAATTTCATTAAAGTTGAACCGCCAATGTACCTGCTCCCGGATAGGGAAAAGCAAAAAAACTTAGGCGAGTTTTTTTCATAAACGCGTGAGAAGCGTGTTAGGGATATTTTTGGTTTGTCTGATGTAATCAATAACTGCCTGAAGCCCTGCACCCCAGCGCTGAAGGCGCATAACGTCATATTCTGAGCGTAGCGTCCCGTTTTGCTGAAGCGTCCATGTCATGTCTTTGTAATGCAACACTTGCTCAATTGTGTTGGAAAAAATATAACGCAATTTCACTGGACAGTCGGGTTTTGAAAACTGTTCAGTCAGCTCATCTAATGTTTCACGCGGCACGTGCGCGCTAATGGTATCATGCAACGTGTTCATAATAGCCCCATTATTAAACTACGCCATGCCTATATTAATACACCTAGCCCGCCACCCCGCTACTTTAAAAAGAGCGTGAGAACGGGTTAGCCAAATGTGAACGCGTTCGCGCTTACGTTTTCTTCAAACACGAGTTGGAGCAAATGATTGGCGTACTCTCCTGCAACCACGTTATAGAGTCGCGGCTTGTCAATAGTGATGTAGGCTCCAGATTCATCAAAGCGCACGTCATCTCCGGCATAGGACTCGTTAATGTCAGCACCATTAAGCATAACCCGCACGCGCTTTGCACCATTATTTGAGTCTGCAACAATGTTTGCGTTTTTTGCGTAATAGTCAAGAAGCATTACTGACTCATTTGATTTGGCAATCACATACTCGTTTGTGCTCTGCCATGCTCCGCTTAGATACACGCGGTGCGAGCCAATTGAGCTTGGAAGCGTGTAGGTAACTATTTCACCAAGTTGTAAACCCCCACTGTTTCCGATGTTTTGACCGCGTGGAATTGCATACGCATAGCCAAGATAGAGTTCAGGCGTGTTTGGTGTTGTCGGCGTGAGGTCAGGCATTATGTCACCAACATCTTCAAGACTCGCACCGGCTTCTTCAAGAAGTGCGCGAATGGTTTGCTCGGTTTTTTCATATTGTCCTTCACCAATCACATCATCACGAATCACGCCGTTTGCGTCAATAATGAATTTGTGCGGCCAAAACCGATTATTGTACGCGCGCCACGTGAGATAATCATTATCCTGCACCACCGGGTACTCAATGCCAAAATCCGCAACAGATTGTGCAACGTTATCATACTCTTTTTCAAATTCGAATTCAGGCGTGTGCACGCCAACAATCACCAGCCCGGCATCTGCATATTTCTCATACCAAGAGGTAAGATGCGGAATGGTTCGAATGCAATTAATACAGGAATACGTCCAAAAATCAACAATCACCACGTTCCCGCGCACGCTTGCAAGCGTGAAATTCTCATCAGTGTTAATGTAGCCACTAATGCCTGCAAGCTCTGGTGCTTCAACATTTTGTGTTGACCAGTACGCGTCAGAAATAGTGCCAAGCACGCCTTGTGACGCATTTTGCCCCTGTAAGTAAAGTATAAGTCCTACAATAATAATCAATGCAAGAGTGAGCCATACGTGTCGTGATTTCATTTTGAATCCTTACCTTTTTTTGCTATGTTTTTTGTTGAGATTGATGCAAGATACGTTAAGTATCCGGGAATAAGGGGGAGCACGCACGGACTTAGGAACGAGACAATACCGGCTAAAAACGCGATGCCAAGATTAAGAGACGCGCCAAGGGATATTGACGCGTTAAAGCTTACAAGAATATCTGTTGCAAGCGCAAAGTTTGCAAGACGGCTAAGCTGGTTTGTAAACACCAGAATGCCAATAAGCACGAGAATCGCGCCAAAAAACTTGTTTACATATTCAAGTGTGCGCCCTGCTTTTTTGATAAGACCGCGCGCTTCATTGGTAAAAAGACCTACTAACAGGAAAGGAACGCCAAGACCAAACGAGTACGAGAGCATGAGCAGCAATGCCATGCTTGGCTGAGTTGCAGCTAAGGTGAGAATCGCTCCAAGAACCGCGCCGACACACGGCGTCCAGCCAACAGCAAAGGACGCGCCAAACACAAATGACGCAAGATATGATGAATTGAATTTTCGCGTGATACTGAATTTGTGTTCGCGTGAAAGAAAATCAATACTAATAAGCCCCATCACGTACAGACCAAACACAATAATGATAACGCCGCCAACGCGCGAGAGCCAGATTTGCACAAGATATGAGACGCGGACAAGAATGGTTTGTAAAAGCACGCCAAGAATGGAAAACACCACTGAAAATCCCAGCACAAAAAACACGCTACTTATAAATGTTGACCAATCCCGCTTTTTTAGTGATGTAAACATTTATAGACCAACTCCAAAGACAGTGTGGATTCTAAACACAAAAATAAGATAGTAAAGCGAGATTAAAAACATGATGATTCCTGCGCCCCGGTTAATAATGGTTTTATATTTTGTTACAAACAAAATGATGTGCTTGCTTTGATTAAGGGATATAAAAGAGAACGCAAGAAGCGGTGCGCTAATACCAAAGCCAAATGCAATAAACGTGAGCACGTTTGTTACAAAACCAATGACAGTAATTGCGCGCGTAAAAAGTGCTGCAATAAATAAGGGATTGCAGGGAATCACGATTGCGCCAAAAAAGAAACCAAACAAGAACGCGCGCAAAAACGTGTTTTTTACGCGGGGAGCCTGCAGGTGAGGTGCGTACTTTGACACATCAATATCAAAGATGAGCAGGACACTAATAATAAGAAGCACCACAAATGCGAGCGGAGAGATAATGCCAATCACGTTTGTAAGTGAAACTTGTAAGATAGTGGTAAAAACCAAACCAACAAGTGACATGAAGGCAATCACGCCAAGACTCACAATCACGCCAAACAATGCAATACTGTTTTTATCATTCTTTTTTTTCCGATGACCCGGTGAGAAGGTGCTTGCAAGATAGGATAAAAATGCGGGGTATAACGGCAAAACGCACACAGCA includes:
- a CDS encoding cytochrome C biogenesis protein gives rise to the protein MRGRVTVSPFIADVLAAFVLGVLTPLTAVCVLPLYPAFLSYLASTFSPGHRKKKNDKNSIALFGVIVSLGVIAFMSLVGLVFTTILQVSLTNVIGIISPLAFVVLLIISVLLIFDIDVSKYAPHLQAPRVKNTFLRAFLFGFFFGAIVIPCNPLFIAALFTRAITVIGFVTNVLTFIAFGFGISAPLLAFSFISLNQSKHIILFVTKYKTIINRGAGIIMFLISLYYLIFVFRIHTVFGVGL